In the Peribacillus sp. FSL H8-0477 genome, TCGCCTAAATCTGCTTGTTTGAAGAGATCATACGCTTCTTCCCCAATAGCATCCTGACGAACATAGATTTGAATCTGTCCGCTTATATCTTGAAGGTGTGCAAATCCAGCTTTCCCTTTACCACGTTTAGTCATTACCCGTCCTGCTAGTACGACTTCTTTTCCTTCTGATAGTTCTTCTTCTGTTAACTCGCTGAATTCTTCAACAATTTTCGCTGCTAGATGCGTACGTTCAAAGCGGCTTCCGAAAGGATCTTGTCCATTCGCCACCATTGCATCCATTTTCTCGCGTCTTACTTTGAGTTGATCATTAGTTTCTTCGCTCACGTGTCATCATCTCCATCTTTGTATTCACTTCATCTATCAAATAAACGTAACTATAATTTTTCATACCTATATATTTTTACATAAAGTGACTGAATCGAACAGCCCTTTGCCTAAAAAAGTGTCTCTACATATAAAAACTGCCAGTACTCAACTGGCAGCTTGGATAAGCGTATTATAGAAAAACCACAAGATGATGTCAAATCGTTACACCATTTGAATATTTTGTTCTTTCGCTTCAATCTCATCTACAAGACCATACAATAGACGAGCCACATCTTCTCTAGTGTGACACTCGTTGATCCCTTTTCTTGCACTTGCATTCCCTTTAATGCCTTTTAAATACCACGCAGCGTGATTACGCATCTCACGAACTGCCACATTTTCATTCTTTAAGGCGATTAAACGATCCATATGCAAAATACAAACATCCATTTTTTCGCGAACAGATGGTTCCCCTAGTAATTCTCCGGTCTCTAAATACCTAACCGTTTGATAGATCATCCATGGATTTCCCAGTGCGGCACGACCAATCATTACACCGTCTACCCCGGTTTCTTTTAACATTCTTTCTGCATCGAGCGGTGTTTCTACATCACCGTTCCCAATGACCGAAATCTTAACCGCTTCCTTCACCTGACGTATAATGTCCCAATCTGCCTTTCCTTCATACTTCTGATAACGTGTTCTCCCGTGTACAGACACTGCTTGACCGCCTGCTCGTTCAACGGCTAATGCATTTTCGACTGCGTAGATATGATCATCATCCCAGCCTGTACGCATTTTCACCGTCACAGGTTTGTCTACTGCATCTGTTACAGCAGAAACCATTTCATATATCTTATTAGGATCAAGCAGCCATTTAGCACCTGCATCACATTTTGTAATCTTAGGTACAGGACAACCCATATTTATATCTATAATATCTGCATTTGTATTCTTATCCACAAATTGTGCGGCCTCAACTAATGTCTTTTTTTCTCCGCCAAAAATTTGCAGACTGAGCGGATTTTCTCGTTCGTCTATATAAAGCATATTCATCGTTTTTTTGTTTTTCAATACAATTCCTTTGTCGCTTACCATTTCAGCGCAAACCAAGCCCGCACCAAATTCCTTTACCGTTAAACGGAAAGCGGAATTACATA is a window encoding:
- the dusB gene encoding tRNA dihydrouridine synthase DusB, which translates into the protein MLKIGDVVMSNPVVLAPMAGVCNSAFRLTVKEFGAGLVCAEMVSDKGIVLKNKKTMNMLYIDERENPLSLQIFGGEKKTLVEAAQFVDKNTNADIIDINMGCPVPKITKCDAGAKWLLDPNKIYEMVSAVTDAVDKPVTVKMRTGWDDDHIYAVENALAVERAGGQAVSVHGRTRYQKYEGKADWDIIRQVKEAVKISVIGNGDVETPLDAERMLKETGVDGVMIGRAALGNPWMIYQTVRYLETGELLGEPSVREKMDVCILHMDRLIALKNENVAVREMRNHAAWYLKGIKGNASARKGINECHTREDVARLLYGLVDEIEAKEQNIQMV